In Ewingella sp. CoE-038-23, one genomic interval encodes:
- a CDS encoding Rop family plasmid primer RNA-binding protein, translated as MTKQESAALNMAKFIRAQSLLLLEKLDVLDLDDEAADCERMHEQAEALYQKLSARFGIQDGE; from the coding sequence ATGACAAAACAGGAATCAGCCGCACTGAACATGGCAAAATTTATCCGGGCGCAGTCGCTGCTGCTGCTCGAAAAACTCGACGTGCTCGATCTTGATGACGAGGCAGCCGACTGTGAGCGAATGCACGAACAGGCAGAAGCGCTTTATCAGAAGCTGAGCGCACGCTTCGGCATACAGGACGGCGAATAA